Below is a window of Perca fluviatilis chromosome 14, GENO_Pfluv_1.0, whole genome shotgun sequence DNA.
TTCAGAGACGTGCTCAGGCTCTTAGCCACCTGGGTGTCCACAACTGTGGAATTGGAAAGTGTCTCGTTGACATACACATGAACTAGTGTTGTGGTGCTCTGTGAAGGCTGACCCTTGTCGTTTACCTGGACCACTAGTCTGTGGAGGCCATAGTGCTTCTGCTCCAACTTCCCCACCAGTGAAATGACCCCAGTGCCCCCATCAATCTCAAACAGCTTGAAGGGGTTTCCCCCAATGATGCTGTAGTTCAAGTCGGCGTTGATGCCAGTGTCGGCATCAGTGGCTATGACAGTTCTGACTACTGTTCTGATGTTactggagggaggaagaagggtGTAGGAGCTGTTTATTGGGAAAGTGACTGTTGGTGCATTGTCATTATCATCCATTATTAAGAGGGAAACTGTGGCGGTGGCGGATCTGGGTGGATCACCACCATCCACAGCCTTGACACGGAATGTGTATGTGGTTTTTTGCTCTCGGTCGAACGACAGAGTGGAGAAAATAGTCCCTGTGTCATTCTCAATAGAAAAGatgtcctcctcttcctcaatgAAAAGACTCATCTCTGCATTCTGGCCTTTATCTGCATCAATGACTGTGACCATGCCGACAGGGCTGTTTGGCTCAAGGTTCTCTTTAATATAGAAAGTGAACACATCCTGCATGAACTTTGGATCATTGTCGTTTTTGTCTGCCACAAGTACAACCACTGTTGCTGAGCCCTGTAGAGTGTTTATGCCCTTATCTTTGGCTATCACTTTGAATTCGTAGCGCTCCATTTGCTCTCTATCCAGAATGGTGTTTACTCGGATGTCTCCACTGTCTGCGTCGATAGAGAAAATCCCATTTACTGATGAGTCTAGGGAATAGGCTATTTCAGCGTTCTTCCCACTATCTGCGTCAATGGCTGCCACTGTTGTCACCCGTTCGCCAGGGGCATTGCTTTCTGGAAACGACACCTCTACTACATTCTTGCTGAAGATAGGAGGGTTGTCGTTAGTGTCGCCCACTTTGACGATAAGAGAGTTATTACTTGCCAGACTGGGGCTTCCAGAGTCCACAGCCACTATGACCACATTGTATTCCTGTGTGGCCTCATAGTCCAGCGTCGCGGACGTGTGGAggaaatatttctttttattctgCTCACCCTCCATCTCGCTGGCTGGTTTGAGCTGAAAGGGAACATCCCCTACCACTGTGCAGGTCACAATGCCGTTTTCCCCCTGGTCACGGTCTGACACCTGAACTAAGGCAATGGGTGTGTCCACCACCACATCCTCAGCCACGTTGGCTATGCCATCTTTTAAGAAAATGCGTCCGATTTTCCTTATCTCTATAGCGGGGACGTTGTCATTCTCATCCTTGATGTTCAACACCACGGTGGCCTTGTCCATTTTCGGTGGCTGGCCCCGGTCACGAGCCATTACTGTGAACCTAAGTTGGCTCACTTCTTCACGGTCGATGCGGTGCAACACACTCAGCCACCCTGTGCTTTCATCCAACCTCAGCAGCCTCCTCACTGACTCTGTGGCTGCCCCAAACACATACTCTATTTGACCATTAACCCCCACGTCTGCATCAGCCGCTTTGAGCTGCAGAATGGGGGCACCAGGGGAGCTGTTTTCTGGTAGGTCAGCTTCATACACGCTCTTCTCAAAT
It encodes the following:
- the pcdh7b gene encoding protocadherin-7b isoform X6, encoding MRTTGAVDYLYYCMLILQLVHQPAAKQVLRYRLAEEGPADVRVGNVAVDLGIVAGSGEVTFTLESGSDFLKIDNITGELTTNERRIDREKLQQCQMIFDENECFIDFEVSVIGPAQSWVDLFEGKVIILDINDNTPSFPSPVLTLSVEENRPIGTLYLLPTATDRDFGRNGIERYELIQDNGENSRRLGSSGDSFSGKRRFEEGASRSSVFELQVADTTDGEKQPQLIIKGALDREQRDSYELTLRVRDGGDPPRSSQAILRVMITDVNDNSPRFEKSVYEADLPENSSPGAPILQLKAADADVGVNGQIEYVFGAATESVRRLLRLDESTGWLSVLHRIDREEVSQLRFTVMARDRGQPPKMDKATVVLNIKDENDNVPAIEIRKIGRIFLKDGIANVAEDVVVDTPIALVQVSDRDQGENGIVTCTVVGDVPFQLKPASEMEGEQNKKKYFLHTSATLDYEATQEYNVVIVAVDSGSPSLASNNSLIVKVGDTNDNPPIFSKNVVEVSFPESNAPGERVTTVAAIDADSGKNAEIAYSLDSSVNGIFSIDADSGDIRVNTILDREQMERYEFKVIAKDKGINTLQGSATVVVLVADKNDNDPKFMQDVFTFYIKENLEPNSPVGMVTVIDADKGQNAEMSLFIEEEEDIFSIENDTGTIFSTLSFDREQKTTYTFRVKAVDGGDPPRSATATVSLLIMDDNDNAPTVTFPINSSYTLLPPSSNIRTVVRTVIATDADTGINADLNYSIIGGNPFKLFEIDGGTGVISLVGKLEQKHYGLHRLVVQVNDKGQPSQSTTTLVHVYVNETLSNSTVVDTQVAKSLSTSLNTNIAGDPNYDLSKQRLSIVIGVVSGIMTVILIILVVVMARYCRPKNKNGYEAGKKDHEDFFTPQQHDKSKKPKKDKKKQKSKQPLYSSIVTVEASKPNGQRYDGVNEKLSDSPGMGRYRSVNGGPGSPDLARHYKSSSPLPTVQLHPQSPTAGKKHQAVQDLPPANTFVGTGDNISLGSDHCSEYSSQTINKYNKQTPGPCLM
- the pcdh7b gene encoding protocadherin-7b isoform X4, with the translated sequence MRTTGAVDYLYYCMLILQLVHQPAAKQVLRYRLAEEGPADVRVGNVAVDLGIVAGSGEVTFTLESGSDFLKIDNITGELTTNERRIDREKLQQCQMIFDENECFIDFEVSVIGPAQSWVDLFEGKVIILDINDNTPSFPSPVLTLSVEENRPIGTLYLLPTATDRDFGRNGIERYELIQDNGENSRRLGSSGDSFSGKRRFEEGASRSSVFELQVADTTDGEKQPQLIIKGALDREQRDSYELTLRVRDGGDPPRSSQAILRVMITDVNDNSPRFEKSVYEADLPENSSPGAPILQLKAADADVGVNGQIEYVFGAATESVRRLLRLDESTGWLSVLHRIDREEVSQLRFTVMARDRGQPPKMDKATVVLNIKDENDNVPAIEIRKIGRIFLKDGIANVAEDVVVDTPIALVQVSDRDQGENGIVTCTVVGDVPFQLKPASEMEGEQNKKKYFLHTSATLDYEATQEYNVVIVAVDSGSPSLASNNSLIVKVGDTNDNPPIFSKNVVEVSFPESNAPGERVTTVAAIDADSGKNAEIAYSLDSSVNGIFSIDADSGDIRVNTILDREQMERYEFKVIAKDKGINTLQGSATVVVLVADKNDNDPKFMQDVFTFYIKENLEPNSPVGMVTVIDADKGQNAEMSLFIEEEEDIFSIENDTGTIFSTLSFDREQKTTYTFRVKAVDGGDPPRSATATVSLLIMDDNDNAPTVTFPINSSYTLLPPSSNIRTVVRTVIATDADTGINADLNYSIIGGNPFKLFEIDGGTGVISLVGKLEQKHYGLHRLVVQVNDKGQPSQSTTTLVHVYVNETLSNSTVVDTQVAKSLSTSLNTNIAGDPNYDLSKQRLSIVIGVVSGIMTVILIILVVVMARYCRPKNKNGYEAGKKDHEDFFTPQQHDKSKKPKKDKKKQKSKQPLYSSIVTVEASKPNGQRYDGVNEKLSDSPGMGRYRSVNGGPGSPDLARHYKSSSPLPTVQLHPQSPTAGKKHQAVQDLPPANTFVGTGDNISLGSDHCSEYSSQTINKYNKQPFRRVTFSVVSQPQDPHQQGSLQSCYDSGLDESETPSSKSSSGPRLGALPLPEDSYERTTPDGSVGEAEHMENGENEH
- the pcdh7b gene encoding protocadherin-7b isoform X5; the encoded protein is MRTTGAVDYLYYCMLILQLVHQPAAKQVLRYRLAEEGPADVRVGNVAVDLGIVAGSGEVTFTLESGSDFLKIDNITGELTTNERRIDREKLQQCQMIFDENECFIDFEVSVIGPAQSWVDLFEGKVIILDINDNTPSFPSPVLTLSVEENRPIGTLYLLPTATDRDFGRNGIERYELIQDNGENSRRLGSSGDSFSGKRRFEEGASRSSVFELQVADTTDGEKQPQLIIKGALDREQRDSYELTLRVRDGGDPPRSSQAILRVMITDVNDNSPRFEKSVYEADLPENSSPGAPILQLKAADADVGVNGQIEYVFGAATESVRRLLRLDESTGWLSVLHRIDREEVSQLRFTVMARDRGQPPKMDKATVVLNIKDENDNVPAIEIRKIGRIFLKDGIANVAEDVVVDTPIALVQVSDRDQGENGIVTCTVVGDVPFQLKPASEMEGEQNKKKYFLHTSATLDYEATQEYNVVIVAVDSGSPSLASNNSLIVKVGDTNDNPPIFSKNVVEVSFPESNAPGERVTTVAAIDADSGKNAEIAYSLDSSVNGIFSIDADSGDIRVNTILDREQMERYEFKVIAKDKGINTLQGSATVVVLVADKNDNDPKFMQDVFTFYIKENLEPNSPVGMVTVIDADKGQNAEMSLFIEEEEDIFSIENDTGTIFSTLSFDREQKTTYTFRVKAVDGGDPPRSATATVSLLIMDDNDNAPTVTFPINSSYTLLPPSSNIRTVVRTVIATDADTGINADLNYSIIGGNPFKLFEIDGGTGVISLVGKLEQKHYGLHRLVVQVNDKGQPSQSTTTLVHVYVNETLSNSTVVDTQVAKSLSTSLNTNIAGDPNYDLSKQRLSIVIGVVSGIMTVILIILVVVMARYCRPKNKNGYEAGKKDHEDFFTPQQHDKSKKPKKDKKKQKSKQPLYSSIVTVEASKPNGQRYDGVNEKLSDSPGMGRYRSVNGGPGSPDLARHYKSSSPLPTVQLHPQSPTAGKKHQAVQDLPPANTFVGTGDNISLGSDHCSEYSSQTINKYNKQPFRRVTFSVVSQPQDPHQQGSLQSCYDSGLDESETPSSKSSSGPRLGALPLPEDSYERTTPDGSVGENEH